The genome window ACAGGCGTGCTTCGTTTATGGCTGAAGGCGGCGAGCTCGGGTGTGGTTTGAGGAAGCAGGGCAGTTTGTAAATTGCCCGCCATTACCAGTTCTTCTTCCATCATGGCATTCTTTTCGTTCAGTGTGCTGGTTAAACGCTGTAGTTCATCGACTTTCTGACTCAAAAAACGATTTTGCAGACGGACGAGATCCTGAGCATAGATGAACCCGATAAATCGCTGGTCATTATCCACTAAGGCCACATCATCGAAAAACAGACTGCTGGCCCGACTAAAAACTTGCTGAAGAGCCGTGGATATCAGCTGTGATGATTTCACCATCAGCATGCACGTGGTCATGTGATTTTTTATAGGTGATTTTGCAAACAGCGCATTACCAAAACGATGACCCAGCAGCATGCCGATGTCACGTTTGGAACAGATGCCGACTAAACGATCGCCATCCAGAACAGCCATGAAATCGACCTTGTACTGACTGAATAATTCATAGGTTTCAGCGATCGTTGTATGAAGCGGAACATGGGTTCTGTGTGCAACCAGTGCCTGCAGATCATTTGTGGCGGATGATTTCATTTGTAGATTCATTTTTTATGCCTGCCTGTTGTATCTAAGTGATGCGCCCTATCATCCTTTTTATCGTTCATTCTGTATCATGAATGGGTTAAAACTGTGTTAAGGCATGCATGAATATGCTTTATAACTACGAGGTCACTGTGCTATTTCATACCACTATGTTTGATCTTCCTCCATACAGTTTATACGGTGTTTGTTTTTTTGCGGGAGCCGTCGTAATGGGAGTCATCGCGCTGCTGTTTTATCAGCGGCGGCTGACCATTCTTGAACAGCGATGTGTATCACTGTCCGATGCCCGGGAACAGCAGGAGCTTCGACTCCAGCTGATTGAACGCGAAAACAAAGAATTGAATGCCGACAATGCCTCCCTCAATACCCTCCTGGAAACAGAACGCGAAATGGCGGATGAAAAAGCCGAACTGCTCTTTGCCGCCCGGCAGGAATTGAAAGACACCTTTAAATCCGTATCAGCAGACGCCCTGCAAAACAGCAGCGAAGCATTTATCACGCTGGCCAATCAGGTTTTTGAGAAATATCGGACGCATCACCAGATGAATGACCAGATGCGGGATGAGCATTGGCAGCAGGCCGCCCGGCCGTTGATCGAGGCACTGAAACGCATGGATGACCATTTGCGTTTATCTGACCAGGAACGCCAATCTTCCATCGCCGCACTGCGTGAACAAACCGATATGATGCGGTTGTCTCATAAAGGGCTGGCAGATGAAACCCGACGATTGAGCCGCGCCTTCCGTCAACCGACCGTTCGAGGTCGCTGGGGTGAGATTCAATTGCGGCGGGTCGTCGAATTAGCCGGCATGGTGCCCTATTGTGACTTTGACGAACAGCCCTCTGTAGAGACCGAAGAAGGCACCGTAATCCGTCCCGACCTGCTCGTGCGCCTGCCGGGGGACCGCTGTCTGGTGGTGGACTCAAAAGTACCGCTGGATGCGTATCTTCAGGCACTGGAAGTCGATGATGAGACGCAATATGCCGAGTTGATGAAGAAACATACGCAGCGCATGGAACTGCACATTCAACAGCTGTCCAATAAGTCTTACGGAAGACACATCGCCGGGTCGCCCGATTTTGTCGTATTATTTCTGCCCTCCGAGGCCTTTCTATCTGCCGCGCTGGCGATCAAACCGGAACTGATGGAACGCGCCATGCAAAAAGGGATCATCCCGTCCTCCCCAGCCACACTCATGGCTTTGCTGCGATCCGCCGCTTACGGATGGTCGCAGGAGCGGCTCAATGACAACGTCGCGCACATCGCCACCGTGGCCTCGCAGCTTCTGGATCATCTGCATCGCCTGATTTCACTGATGAATAAAACAGGTCGCCACATGCGGCATACCACCGATGATTTTAATGCGGCACTGGTATTATTGGAGCAGGAAATGCTGCCGGGCATGAAAGCTCTTGAAATGGCTGGAACCGCTGTTCAAAAAAAATTCCCGGATCTTCGCAAAGTCACCCAGTATCCGGCTGTATCGCAGAACGAACGGAACAACCACGAGGAAACCCATGACTGAACCCACAGACACACCCTACTTCTCACACTATGACGGACTGGATATTAAGGCGCGTTTTGTTAGTTTTGCCCCTGCTGCCGATGAAAAACCCATGGATGGACTGCTGATTCAAAACGCACGCAACCACGACACCCTGCTGGTCTTTGTGCATGGCATGTACAGTAATTTTTACAGCTCCTGTTTAAAAAAAGAACTCATGATGAAATGCGGAGCGTTTGACTATGACATGCTGACCTTCAATAACCGTGGTGCCGAATTTGATGTCTTGTATGAAACGTTTGAGAACTGCCTGGATGATCTTGATGCGGCACTGAAAATGGGACGGCGCCGGGGATATCGTCGATTTATTCTCATCGGCCACAGTACCGGCTGCCAGAAAATCGTCTATTATCAGGCCATGCGCCGTCAAACCGATGTCTCGGCACTGATTCTCCTTGGTGCCGGCGATGATTATGCCATTGCGAAAAGAGAGGCCGGCCACAAATTTTCATACTGGGTCAAACGAGCAGAAAAACTGGTGGCCGAAGATCGCGGAGCCACCTTGCTGCCGGCGGTCTGCTCCGGTTTTTCCGCACAGCGTTATCTGAGTATTGCCAAACCGGAAAGCACCGAAGCGCAAGTGTTCAACTATGCAGGGGAGCTCCTTCATTTCAGTAAAATTAAAATTCCTCTGCTGTCTGTCTTTGGCTCTGAAGAGGAATATGCCTGTATCCCCGTCGAAGAAATGCAGCGCATCCTGCGCGATAAAACCCATTCCATGCATTTTACAGAGGCCATCATTCCGGGAGCGGGCCATAGTTTTCATGGATATGAACAGGAAACCGCAAAAGTGGTTCTGGAATGGATCAAACACGACGTGAAAAAACAATACAGTTAGTGACAAATAATGCATAACGAAACCACCTACCGACAGCTTCAACACCATCTGGATCAACTGCCCATCGGATTTCCTGCCACAGAATCCGGTGTTGAAATCGAGATCCTTGAATACTTCTTTACCCCGGAAGAAGCACAGGTGGCCCTTTGTCTCAGCCTCATTACGGCAACGTGCACCACTATAACCAAACGCTATAATAAACGCTTTGAGAAGACGATGACCCCCGATGAGATGGACGTCATTCTGGATCGCATGTTTATGAACGGGGTCATTGATCGCAGTGGCGGAAAAGGAGCCCGCTCCTATCGCAACGCCATGCTGGTGATCGGGATGTTCGAATTCAACGTGGATCATCTCAAAAAGGAATTGATGGAAAAACTTCATCGCTATCTGGATGAAGCCTTCGGAGAAGAATTCTTTCGAACAACCCTGCCGCAGCTGCGAACAAGTCCCCATCTGAAAGCCGTCATTCCGGAACATATCATTGCCACCTACGACAATATGAAAGCCTTCGTCGCAAACACCGATCAAAAAATACAGGTCGCCAACTGTGTCTGTAAACAAGGGGCCGCCCTGCTGGGACATCCATGCAGGCAAACGGACAACATTGAAATATGCCTGATGTTCGATGCCGACAATTATGCAGCGCGTCATCAGGCCCGCACCATTACCAAACAAGAGTGTCTGGATATACTGGACATGGCCGAGGAACGCGGCCTGGTACTGCAGCCCGGAAACACCAGGGATCCCTTTTGCATCTGCCTCTGCTGCGGTTGCTGCTGCGGGGTGCTGACCACCGCCAAAAAATTCCCTGATCCCGCTCGTTTTTTTGCTACAAACTATTACGCCACCATCGACGAAGAGGCCTGTGCGGGATGCGGTATCTGTATAAAGCGATGCCAGATGGACGCCATGATCATGGACGAAACCACCCGAAAAGTTCACGTTGATCTAAACCGCTGTATAGGCTGTGGACTTTGCGTAACCAAATGTCCCGCCAAGGCCGCCGCACTGGTACAGAAAGAGCAGGAAACGGTTCCTCCCCGAAATATCGCCCTGCTCTACATGAGCATCTTGCAAAAAAAAGCCGGGAACAAAAAAATGATGCTGAATATGTTGAAAATGCTCATGGGCCAACCGCTCTGAAAAGTTCCAATGTCTGGAACTTTTCAGGACAATAGTTTGGCCACAATAAAGAAAAGACATCGCCATTCACGCTCGCTTATGGTTAAATCAAAAATCGTTATATTTATGAACCGGGAAAGAAATATGGACATTACATTTTGGGACAAGGAGAGAGAAACACTGGAGCGCAGCCAATTAGAGGTTTTACAGCTTCAACAACTTAAGTTTACCGTAAATCAGGCGTTGAAAACGCGTTTTTATCAGCGAAGGCTGGCCAGAGCGGGCATTCACTCTGCCGATGACATTCGCACGCTGGATGATTTACAGCGCATTCCTTTTACGACCAAAGATGACCTGCGCGAGGCCTACCCCGACAAACTGCTGTCGGAACCTCTGGATGATGTGGTGCGCCTGCATACGTCCAGTGGAACAACGGGCACCCCGACGGTGATTTATCATACGGCAAAGGATGTGAACAGCTGGACCAATCTGACAGCACGCGGCGTTGTTGCCACGGGTGCCAGCCGAAAAGATGTTTTCCAGAACATGATGACTTACGGATTATTCACCGGCGGACTGGGTCTGCACTATGCCGCCGAACTGGTCGGCATGGCGATTATTCCAATCAGCTCCGGCAACACGCAGCGACAGTTGAAATTGATGAAGGATTTTCAAACCACAGTCATTCATGCCACGCCCAGTTACATCATGCATATCCATGCAAAAATGGAAGAATGGGGCTATTCTATCGATGATTTTGCGCTTTCTAAAGCCTTCATCGGGGCCGAGGCACATTCCGAATCCATGCGCAGAAAAATCGAAGAGCTTTTCCATATGGACGTCTATAATTCCTATGGCATGAGTGAAATGAACGGTCCGGGTGTAGCCTTTGAATGCGTGTACAAGGATCACATGCACATCTGGGAAGATACCTATCTGGTGGAAATGGCCAAAAAAGGCACCGACACCCTGGTGGGCGAGGACGAGGAAGGCGAACTGATTCTCACGACGCTGCAGCGGGAAGCCACGCCCCTGCTGCGCTATCGCTCCGGTGATTTGACGGTGCTCACGGGTATCCCCTGCGCATGCGGTCGGACACATCGGCGAATCCACCGCATCAAGGGTCGTGCCGACGATATGATGATCGTCAACGGCGTAAATATTTATCCGGAGCAGATCGAAGCCGTCATCATGAAAATCCCTGAAGTAGGAACCAACTATCAGATTCATATTGATAAAACCGGGTCATTGGATCGATTGACAGTCAAAACGGAAATTTATTCCAAGATGTTTACCGGCGATGTTAACGCGCTGGACAGCCTGCGGCACGATATTAAGGAAAAGCTGAAAGCGTCCATTATCATCGGACCGGCCGTGGAGCTGCATGAACCGGGCAGCCTGCCCGTTTCTGAGGGCAAAGCAAAACGTGTATTTGATAACAGACCTAAAATTGAAGTCTAATAACGAGCGAGGCGGATATGGCAAAGCAACTTAATATCTTTGTAGAAAACAAACCCGGGCGGTTTCGTAAAATTACCGCCATTCTCTGCGATGCCGGCATCAATATTCGAGCGATTGAAATTCAGGATCGCGGCGAATACGGCATCATGAAACTTCTGGTAAGCGATCCGCATAAAGCACATATGGCGCTAACCGATGCCGGGCTGGCTGTCGCCCTGAAAGACGTGGTGGCCATTGTTATCGATGATCAGCCCGGCGGCCTGTTGAAGCTGGCGGAGGCCTTTGAACATCGCGGCATCAACATGGTGGACGCCTATGGCTTTGTTATTGAATCGACAAAACAGGCCGTCTGGTGCGTCGAAGTCAAAGAGCCTGAGAAAGTAACCCGTCAGGTAGAAGATGACGGATTCCGCGTATTACAGGACTGTGAACTTTACGAATATTAAATCAATCAACCAAAAGGAAACAACGATGGAGACCACGACATTAAAATTAAGCGGTAAAAAAATAGCACGGTACATTGATCACACCATTCTGAAGGCCGATGCCACGGCAGATGATGTCAAAAAAATCTGCGCTGAAGCGATGGAATATAACTTTTTTTCTGTATGCGTCAACCCCTGCTTTGTCGCTCTCGTCGCCGAATGTGTGAAAGAATCCGATGTGAAGGTGTGTTCTGTCATTGGCTTCCCTCTGGGATGCAGCACCACAAAAATCAAAGCACGCGAGGCACGTAAAGCCATTAAAGACGGGGCCGATGAAATCGACATGGTGATCCATGTGGGTTCGATGAAATCAGCCGATTACGAGTACGTTAAAAAGGATATCAGCAAAGTGGCCGGGGAATGCAAGGCAGGCGGCGCCCTGCTCAAAGTGATTCTGGAAACCTGCCTGCTGACCGATGAAGAAAAGGTGAAAGCCTGTGAACTCTGCATCGATGCCGGTGCCGATTTCGTCAAAACATCCACCGGATTCAGCACCGGCGGCGCAACCGTGGAAGATATCGCACTGATGAGCAAATGCGTGTCAGGCAAAAAGTTGGGCGTCAAAGCCTCTGGCGGCGTGCGCACCTATGCCGATGCCGTCAAAATGATTGAAGCAGGCGCAACACGCATCGGTTCCAGCAATGGCAAAGCCATCGTGGAACAGGCGGGCGCATGATTCGTCACCCCGTGGTATTTTTTTTATGTTTTTTCATGACCGGATCGGTCTGCATGGCAGAAGAATCACCTTTTACGCTGGGTGATATTATCGTGTCGGCTGCGGCTGAGGATAACAGCGATTTTCAGGCGGGCATCACAACCCGGACTGTCAGCGATACAACCATGCAGACATGGGCTTTTACGCAGGTCGATGACGCACTGTCGGTGCTTCCGGGAGTGTACGTGCGCACAAGCGGAAAGGGTCAGCAAATGGCGTCGATACGCGGTTTTGGCGAAGGAGATGTCAAAGTCTTCGTCGATGGCGTTCCGGCGACAGAAACGTATTTTCGCAGCATCGATCTGCAACAGTTTCCTGCCGCTTTTTTATCCGGAATAGATGTTGTGGCGGGACTCCCCTCTCTGCTCTACGGGGCAAATACGATGGGCGGAGTGATCAACATGGTTTCCCGACAGGGTGATACGAATAATGCGGGCAGTGCCGCCATTGAAGCTGGATCTGCACATTTACGTCATGGCTATGTAGAACAGGGTCTTCAGGAAGGGGCCGTATCGATGTGGGGTGCGGTGGATGTTCAGGAGGCGGACGGCTTTCGGTTCTCTTCGGATTTCCATGCGGAGAACGAGGTTACCGGCAAAGATTCTGGCTATCGTGAAGACGGAGGCTTGAGAGAAAACAGCGATTATAAGCGACAGGCCGCCGCCGCCAAAATGGGATACGAAGGTGAACAGGCACAATGTTTTGTCAGTGCAATGATACTGGATAATCCCCACGGTATTCCAATTGAATATAACCGCTACTGGCGATTTGACGAATGGCGTCAAAGTCATATTCAGGCCGTTGGTAACTGGTCCGATGATAACACGTTGGTGCGCGGACAGGTTTTCTATATGGAACATCGTGATACGTTAGTGGATGACGCAGAACAGACCCTGGCCGCTCATGGCAAATCATGGTTCGATGAAAGTCGCTATGATGATGACTGCATGGGCGCGTACGGCGTAATTCAGCAACAGGTCGCGAGTCACTTATTTGATCTGTCCGGACGCTGGCAGCGCGATCGAAATCGCCAGCAGGAATATAACACCCGATCCGGATCGACCATTACGGTTCCGGGCTGGGGAACAGAAAAAACATTTGAAACGGACACGGCATCTCTCGGCCTTCAGGATACATGGACAAAACACAATCTATCGGTCACGGCCGGAATGGCCTATGATCGTCTGATCCCCCGAAAAAATGAGGGCATCGATACATTAAACGATGAAGATTCATGGAATCCGCAGCTGCGCGCAATCTGGCGCATCGATGAGTCAACACAGTTCAAAGCCGGTGCGGGACAGGTCATTCGTTTTCCTCACATGAAAGAACTCTACAGTGAAGTGGGCGGCGGCAATCCCGATCTGAAGCCTCAGACAGCATGGACTTACGAAACAGGCCTGCAGCACGATCTATTCATGGACACCCGGATCTGCCGACTGGAAATCAACGGGTTTTACAACGACGTGCGGGATCTTATTGAACAAGAAACACAAACCGAACAACGCTATTATCACAATATCGGCAAAGCCCAGCTGGCCGGCGTGGAAACCACGGCCGACTGGAATGCGGATCCGCTGCATGTGTTCATTCATTATACATGGCTGCATGCCCGGGATAAAACACGTGACCGGCGATTACAAAAAGAACCGGTACATCAGTTAAATGCAGGAGCATCCTACGCGCTGCCATGGAATATGACCCTGTCATTATTAGTCACCTGCGTCGCCGATCAAGTGGCCTACACATACGATAAACAGGCCGGAACCGACACAACCCGTGATCTGCCTGATGCGGCCATGCTTGATATCGTCATGGAGCAGAACCTGTGTTTCGGTGCTGTTTTATATGCCAAAGTGACCAATCTCACCGATCGCAACGTGGATTTCGGGGACGGGCCGGAGCCCGGACGCAGCTTCCTGTGCGGACTTCGGCTGAACTGGTGATTTACTGCGGATAATTGCTTGCGCGATGCCATAATATTTCTAACCTCTGCTTATCTATGAACACAACACTGACAGCCCGACAAATTTTAAAGCAGACCTTCGGATACGACACCTTCCGTCCCCTTCAGCACAAGGTCATCGAGAATATCCTCTCACAACGCGATACGCTGGCGATCATGCCCACCGGCGGCGGAAAATCCCTATGCTACCAAATTCCGGCATTGATTTTTGACGGCTTAACAGTGGTTGTATCACCCCTCATTGCGCTCATGAAGGATCAGGTGGAACAAATGCGGGCGGCGGGCGTTTCGGCATTGTTTTTAAACAGCACGCTATCGCCACAGGAATATAATGCTAACATGGCAGCCATTCGCCGCGACGAAGTCCGCCTTCTGTATGTGGCACCGGAAACATTGATGATGCCGCATCTTCTGGAACTGCTTGATTCAGTAAAAGTTGCCTGCCTGACCATTGACGAGGCGCATTGTATCTCCGAATGGGGTCATGATTTTCGCCCTGAATACCGTCAAATCATTGAGGTGCGGCGGCGCTATCCCCGATCCGTATGCCTTGCTCTGACGGCCACGGCCACCCCGCAAGTCCGAAAAGACATCGAAACATCATTGGGATTTGAGCACTCCAATCAGTTTGTGGCCAGTTTCAACCGCGAAAACCTCTATATTGAAGTCATGCCCAAAAAAGACCCCGCCGGTCAGACCCTTCGATTTCTGGAATCACGCAAAAATGAATCGGGTATTATCTACTGTTTTTCACGCAAACAGGTGGAAACACTGGCGCGATACCTGAACGGCAACGGATATTCTGCCTGCCCTTATCATGCAGGCCTGAATGACACGGTACGACGCGAAAACCAGGAATCATTCATTCGCGACGACACACAGATTATTGTCGCCACCATCGCCTTTGGCATGG of Spartobacteria bacterium contains these proteins:
- a CDS encoding 4Fe-4S dicluster domain-containing protein → MHNETTYRQLQHHLDQLPIGFPATESGVEIEILEYFFTPEEAQVALCLSLITATCTTITKRYNKRFEKTMTPDEMDVILDRMFMNGVIDRSGGKGARSYRNAMLVIGMFEFNVDHLKKELMEKLHRYLDEAFGEEFFRTTLPQLRTSPHLKAVIPEHIIATYDNMKAFVANTDQKIQVANCVCKQGAALLGHPCRQTDNIEICLMFDADNYAARHQARTITKQECLDILDMAEERGLVLQPGNTRDPFCICLCCGCCCGVLTTAKKFPDPARFFATNYYATIDEEACAGCGICIKRCQMDAMIMDETTRKVHVDLNRCIGCGLCVTKCPAKAAALVQKEQETVPPRNIALLYMSILQKKAGNKKMMLNMLKMLMGQPL
- the deoC gene encoding deoxyribose-phosphate aldolase, producing the protein METTTLKLSGKKIARYIDHTILKADATADDVKKICAEAMEYNFFSVCVNPCFVALVAECVKESDVKVCSVIGFPLGCSTTKIKAREARKAIKDGADEIDMVIHVGSMKSADYEYVKKDISKVAGECKAGGALLKVILETCLLTDEEKVKACELCIDAGADFVKTSTGFSTGGATVEDIALMSKCVSGKKLGVKASGGVRTYADAVKMIEAGATRIGSSNGKAIVEQAGA
- a CDS encoding CBS domain-containing protein, producing the protein MNLQMKSSATNDLQALVAHRTHVPLHTTIAETYELFSQYKVDFMAVLDGDRLVGICSKRDIGMLLGHRFGNALFAKSPIKNHMTTCMLMVKSSQLISTALQQVFSRASSLFFDDVALVDNDQRFIGFIYAQDLVRLQNRFLSQKVDELQRLTSTLNEKNAMMEEELVMAGNLQTALLPQTTPELAAFSHKRSTPVHFGSSRNCVLELFSGF
- a CDS encoding DUF1749 domain-containing protein — its product is MTEPTDTPYFSHYDGLDIKARFVSFAPAADEKPMDGLLIQNARNHDTLLVFVHGMYSNFYSSCLKKELMMKCGAFDYDMLTFNNRGAEFDVLYETFENCLDDLDAALKMGRRRGYRRFILIGHSTGCQKIVYYQAMRRQTDVSALILLGAGDDYAIAKREAGHKFSYWVKRAEKLVAEDRGATLLPAVCSGFSAQRYLSIAKPESTEAQVFNYAGELLHFSKIKIPLLSVFGSEEEYACIPVEEMQRILRDKTHSMHFTEAIIPGAGHSFHGYEQETAKVVLEWIKHDVKKQYS
- a CDS encoding TonB-dependent receptor encodes the protein MIRHPVVFFLCFFMTGSVCMAEESPFTLGDIIVSAAAEDNSDFQAGITTRTVSDTTMQTWAFTQVDDALSVLPGVYVRTSGKGQQMASIRGFGEGDVKVFVDGVPATETYFRSIDLQQFPAAFLSGIDVVAGLPSLLYGANTMGGVINMVSRQGDTNNAGSAAIEAGSAHLRHGYVEQGLQEGAVSMWGAVDVQEADGFRFSSDFHAENEVTGKDSGYREDGGLRENSDYKRQAAAAKMGYEGEQAQCFVSAMILDNPHGIPIEYNRYWRFDEWRQSHIQAVGNWSDDNTLVRGQVFYMEHRDTLVDDAEQTLAAHGKSWFDESRYDDDCMGAYGVIQQQVASHLFDLSGRWQRDRNRQQEYNTRSGSTITVPGWGTEKTFETDTASLGLQDTWTKHNLSVTAGMAYDRLIPRKNEGIDTLNDEDSWNPQLRAIWRIDESTQFKAGAGQVIRFPHMKELYSEVGGGNPDLKPQTAWTYETGLQHDLFMDTRICRLEINGFYNDVRDLIEQETQTEQRYYHNIGKAQLAGVETTADWNADPLHVFIHYTWLHARDKTRDRRLQKEPVHQLNAGASYALPWNMTLSLLVTCVADQVAYTYDKQAGTDTTRDLPDAAMLDIVMEQNLCFGAVLYAKVTNLTDRNVDFGDGPEPGRSFLCGLRLNW
- a CDS encoding DNA recombination protein RmuC, whose translation is MNMLYNYEVTVLFHTTMFDLPPYSLYGVCFFAGAVVMGVIALLFYQRRLTILEQRCVSLSDAREQQELRLQLIERENKELNADNASLNTLLETEREMADEKAELLFAARQELKDTFKSVSADALQNSSEAFITLANQVFEKYRTHHQMNDQMRDEHWQQAARPLIEALKRMDDHLRLSDQERQSSIAALREQTDMMRLSHKGLADETRRLSRAFRQPTVRGRWGEIQLRRVVELAGMVPYCDFDEQPSVETEEGTVIRPDLLVRLPGDRCLVVDSKVPLDAYLQALEVDDETQYAELMKKHTQRMELHIQQLSNKSYGRHIAGSPDFVVLFLPSEAFLSAALAIKPELMERAMQKGIIPSSPATLMALLRSAAYGWSQERLNDNVAHIATVASQLLDHLHRLISLMNKTGRHMRHTTDDFNAALVLLEQEMLPGMKALEMAGTAVQKKFPDLRKVTQYPAVSQNERNNHEETHD
- a CDS encoding phenylacetate--CoA ligase family protein; its protein translation is MDITFWDKERETLERSQLEVLQLQQLKFTVNQALKTRFYQRRLARAGIHSADDIRTLDDLQRIPFTTKDDLREAYPDKLLSEPLDDVVRLHTSSGTTGTPTVIYHTAKDVNSWTNLTARGVVATGASRKDVFQNMMTYGLFTGGLGLHYAAELVGMAIIPISSGNTQRQLKLMKDFQTTVIHATPSYIMHIHAKMEEWGYSIDDFALSKAFIGAEAHSESMRRKIEELFHMDVYNSYGMSEMNGPGVAFECVYKDHMHIWEDTYLVEMAKKGTDTLVGEDEEGELILTTLQREATPLLRYRSGDLTVLTGIPCACGRTHRRIHRIKGRADDMMIVNGVNIYPEQIEAVIMKIPEVGTNYQIHIDKTGSLDRLTVKTEIYSKMFTGDVNALDSLRHDIKEKLKASIIIGPAVELHEPGSLPVSEGKAKRVFDNRPKIEV
- a CDS encoding ACT domain-containing protein — translated: MAKQLNIFVENKPGRFRKITAILCDAGINIRAIEIQDRGEYGIMKLLVSDPHKAHMALTDAGLAVALKDVVAIVIDDQPGGLLKLAEAFEHRGINMVDAYGFVIESTKQAVWCVEVKEPEKVTRQVEDDGFRVLQDCELYEY